The stretch of DNA AATTATTCTATACTAAATTGGTGTGCTGATAAAAGCGTAGACCCCACTAAAAGAGTTTTTCTTCTCAGTTCTATTAAAATCCCTTTTGAAGCTGAAATCAATAATCCAGACATTCAATCAAAACAATTAAGTTCAGAGTTTTTTTATGAAGAAGAATCCTCTAAAGGTCTGGGATGGGCTTTTCTTCTGGATACACTTGCTGTTAGTTTACCTTCTGATGGAAGATGGAAAAATAGCCATTTAAAATTAGTAGTTGAAGAATTAGATGATAGTGACAATCTGATTTCAACAACTGTTGATGTTATTCATGCTAGTCAAATTAGTCATGTTATTGGTCACACTACTTGGTTACAAAAACGTCTTGAATTAAGTGTAAGTAGTAGCGAAGAGCTTTGGGAACGTAAAGATGAGTTATTCCCTCATCTAAAATTTTGTGATCACGTTGAGCAACAAATCAAAACTCTTTTAGTGGGTGATCCAATGTTTAAACAAGTTAAGAAGAAGTTATTTGAGCTTGAAGAAGCTGCTAACAATTGGAAAGAAGGTTTTTTTGATTACGATAATCTTCCAAGTAAAGCGTCTCCAGAAAGTGAATCTAGGTTAAATAAATTTGAGAAAGAACTGACTTTTAGGTGTCCTGATCATACAAAAAAAACTTTTACTTTGCACCTTAGAATGACACCTGGTGATTGGAGGCTCTATTTTTTTCCTTCTAAACTTGGACAAATCCTTATTGGATATATTGGGCGTAAAATACAGTAATAATTAATTTAGCCAAATAACTTTATTTAAGCGGTTAAGAAATGATCCAAGAATTTAATGTACTTATTGAGAAAGATTCAGATGGTTATTTTGTGGCATCAGTTCCTACTTTAAAAGGTTGTCACACACAAGCAAAATCTTTAGATGAGCTTAGGTCACGAATTCAAGCAGCAATAGAACTTTGCTTAGAATTTGATAACACTGAACATGAACTCTTAATTTAAGATTACTCAACTTTAACTAAAAATTCATATTCAAACCCTTTATAATTAGAATCTAGTTGTAACGTATATTCTCCGGTTAGGAGAAGTTTATTAGAAAAAACTTTTGTATCGGGTGTAATACCCAGATTATCTGTTAATAATTCACCATTGGGACTCATTACCATTGGGAAGACAGATTTATAATTTTCAATCGTTAAAGTTTGACCTGCGATCGCTGTAATTTTATAATTGTGACTTCCGCCGCCAATAATTTTTCCCTGAACTAACGCTGCATTTCCACCGGGTAAAAACTCAATATTTTTTTCCACTATCGAACAACTGCTCTCGGTGCGACTTTTTGCAATCCATCCACTCACAGGATTATTAATTTTAAACCATCCGTTTTTTTCTTCAATTACAAAAACAAAAGTATTATTATTCAATTGACCAACAATATTACCCTCTGTTACTTCTGGTGTTGAACGAACGTTCAATGGTGCATCCGGGTCTTTGACAACGGCTGTGCTAATTTTGCAACCCTCCACAGGGGGTTTAATAATAGCAATCGGAGGTGTTTCCGATGGTGGTGATGTGTTGGGAACGGATGCGGGAACGGAGGTAATGGGGGGTTCAGAAGGTCGAGGAGACTCGGTTTGAGGGGTTGGGGACGATTTCGATGAGGGAGACTGAACCGTCATCACAGCAATTGTGACTCCAGCAATTACCCCAGCTACACCTGCTATAATCAGTTGGCTAGGTTTAATGGACATATCGGTTAACCTCGTTTGTAGCGAATAGCGATCGCATAATCCTTAAGGAATATCTCTGATAGAATAGCTAAAATTACGGATTTTAATGTGATTTTTGAGGATATCCCGATCAATTTCAGCTTCTAACAGAGAAAATCTTCTAGGGATTTAGATTGTATTTTTGCCGGGATAAACTCGACTGTCGGGCCGCCTCAGCCACTTTTAGACTATATAAACTGGCTTCTGGCGTTATATAAAGGGGAGTTCCTTGGTAGAGACAATCTAAAACCATTTGGGTATCTTTAACAAATAATCCTCGACGAGAAGCAACTTCAAGGGTTTGAATGGTATCGTTTTGAATCAGTTGGCCCTTTTCGGGAGTAAAAATTAATGTTCCCTGTTCTCCATAGAGGGTAAACGTATTCTCCGACTGCCAAAAAACCTCCCCTTTACCATAAACCGATTCTCCCAGGATGCCATTATTAAAGGTTAACTGGGTATGACATAAACAAGCTTTGTAGAGATCGGGTTCAATTTCCCAATATTGATTTTGACAGTTAACACTGGCTACGGTTCCAAATAAATCTGTAAACCGATGCAAACGGGATAAAGCTCCACTCAGGGGAAACCCAAATAAAGACGGTTGATATGTCCATTTCCGAGAGGCTGGATGTTGGGGGTTAAACGTGACATAGCGAACATAAAACACTTGACCAATAGCCGCTAGGGACGCTTTGATGGCGTTGTGCAGTCCCCCCAAAAGTTCAATATGTTCAACATGGAGGAGTTTATTTTTCTCTTGGGCGAGGGTAATTAAAGATTCTGCTTCCTGGGGATCTAAACTCAGGGGATATTCGACAACGACGTGTTTACCGTGTTCTAAAGCGTGACGAGCGATCTGGCCATGATCTCGATTAATCGTACAAATCACGACCAAATCAATATCCGGTCGTTGGACTAAATCTGTCCAAGATGCTGATACCGTCACATCAAATTCTTGACTGAAAGCAATCGTTGAAGCGGAAGTATAACCCGAAATGGCCACAAGTTGCGATCGCTCATCGGCTTTTAAAGCTGTTGCTCGCATTTTCGCTGCATATCCTGTCCCAACAATACCCACTCCTAGGGGTTGAGAAACCTTACCCCAAGATAAATCTAAAGATTGACTCATGATCACCAACTCCTGATCTCAAATATTCATCCGACTTAATACCCTACACCCACTTAACCAGCAACTAAAACCCCATCTGTCCCATTCTCCCCTGATTTCTCTACACCTGCCCTTCTCCCTGGGACACAGAGACTAGATATAAGTAATCAAGATGTAATTAGAAAAATTTATAATAAATCCCTTTCAAAAGGTCGCTTAACAAGGTTTTACATTCTTCACTTTTTCTTCTAATATCGAGAGGTAAAATAAATCGGCGATGCAAACGAAGGCTAATTAACGCTTTTGATTTGCATAAGTGATTTTTATAGTTTTGTCGAAATTCACGAGAGGATCACTACATGGCTACTTACAAAGTTACTCTGAAAACTCCAGATGGCGACCGCGAGATTCAAGTCCCCGAAGATGAAATCATTTTAGATATTGCAGAAGACGAAGGAATAGATCTGCCCTATTCTTGTCGTGCTGGCGCTTGCTCCACCTGTGCAGGTAAGATTGTCTCTGGTACAGTTGATCAATCTGATCAGTCTTTCTTAGATGATGACCAAATTGAAGAAGGATGGGTTTTAACCTGTGTTGCTAAACCGACTTCTGATTGCACGATCCTGACTCACCAAGAAGGTGAAATGTAATCCTTGGGTTAGGGTTCAGAGTTTAAGGTTGATCCATCTGACTCAACATTAAGCTTTGATCTCCTAATGGGCAAAGGACTTCAATGAATTGAAAGGCTGAAGTCAAGGTCTAGGGAAGAAAAATTGAGAGTTTGGACTGCCACTGACCTAGCTTCATGCCTTTCTCACAGCCTTGAATTGAGATAATTCCAAGGTCAAGCATACAAGGGTGAAATATAAGCAATTAAGATATAATTAGAAAAGTTTATAATAAATCCCATTCAAATTTAGCTTAACAAGGTTTTACATCTTTCACTTTTTCTCTTAATATCAAAAGGGGAAAAAAATCTGTAATGCAAACAAAAGCCCACTCACGCTTTTGTTAAGCATAAACGATTTTTCTAATATTCTTGAAATTCACGAGAGGAACACTACATGGCTACTGTTTATAAAGTCACACTGAAAACGCCAGAAGGCGATCAGACCATTGAAGTCCCCGATGATGAGTACATTTTAGAAGCCGCAGAAGAACAGGGGCTAGAACTGCCGTCTTCTTGCCGTGCGGGTGCTTGTTCAACCTGTGCAGGTAAGATCGAATCAGGTACAGTTGACCAATCTGATCAGTCTTTCTTAGATGATGACCAAATCAAAGCAGGATATGTTTTAACCTGCGTTGCTTACCCCACTTCTGATTGCGTCATCGAAACTCACAAAGAAGACGATTTATATTAATGATGAGTTTTTGATTCCAAGTTCAGCGTTGAAAGATATCTTTCAACGTTGAACTTGGAGTTTTTGTTATTGTCCCAACTGCATCGCAGTATTAAACGGTTGTAGTTGGGTTCCAGGGAAGTAAAAGTTTAAAATTTTCTCGCTTGACCATCCCAATTTAGCCAAGTGATAGGAGCCCGTTTGACTCATACCCACCCCATGTCCATAACCACCCCCAACAAAAACATAGCCTTTTAAGGTTTTGTTGGGATTAAAAACGGGATCAATATAAAATAACGTACTAATCGGGGGTAAAAAAGCACTTTGGATTTCATCTTTGGAAATTTCTAACACCCCTTGATCCGTCGTTACCGTCATTTTCAAAACTCGTCCCGTTGGCGATCGCTCTACAATCTCAACCTTTTGAATATTCTTAAAATTAGAATTAGGCAAATTGCGGCGTTTCAAGTAAAGACGCAAATGGGCTGCCATTGATTCTAACGTTGTTTCTTCTCGCCAACGAAAGTCATATTCTCCGGTTTCATTAAATCCCTTTTGCAAATTCATAAACCGTCGAAAATTTTGTTCTGATGCTAAATTTTGTTGAGATAAATCCCAAATTTTATTCGGAGCATCAATTACGCCTTTTAAATAAGGTCGCGGTTCCCCATTCCAAATATCATTATAATTGGCTGTAACTCCCCCACTGGTGGAAAAATAAACCGCATCCGTCAATTGATTGTTATAGGTTAAAACTAAACCGTTTGTAACATTAATCGCTTGATCCGTACTGGGATAAACTTCTGTTAACCCTTTATACACTTGACAGTCCGTATTAGCACAGAGATGATAATTATCTGCTTCAAATCGTCGCAGATTTCGTAACGCATAGGTTCGCGCTAAAACCGCTTGGGCTTCGATCGACGCATCGGGGGGCCAAGCTCCAATTTCATGAGGCACGACACCCCGTAAATAAGTCTCTAAGGGCACGTTATTAACCAGGGTGTAGGTTCCATAAGCATCCGGTTGCAGTTGTAAACTTCCCCCATAAACCAAAGGTTGGGGATCATTCGGTTTTTGACTCACTTGAATCACATTCTGGGGGGTTGTAATCTCCAGTTGATTACGGTTGTAGCGATATCCTGCGGCTGTCCAATAGGGGGTACGTTTTTGGGTAAGCACTTGAGTTTCTAACCGAGGAATTTTATGGCCTTGGGCTTGTAAACTATCGATTAACCAACGTCGCAGCAGGGGGGTATTATAGATGCTACGTTTCGCCCAAACTTGCCAGCGATCCGGTTGAGCTAATTCTACTTCTAAACCGAGCGATCGCCATTTTTGAGCGTCTTCTTCAGCATTTTCATAGCTGCGGTGGGTACTCAAAACCACCCTTTCCTCAACTTCCGGTTCAGGAAGGGGTTCAACGCCGATTTTCAGAATCACCGTCTCCGTATGCAGTTCTTTGTTTCCTTGGGGCGTTTGAAACTCTAGGGTTAAGTGATCTCCGGGTTGAGCTTTGAGAATGAGTTGATCCGTGGGTTTTTGCCCAAAGTGTTGCACCACCCCTATTTTGAGGGGGATGTTCATGTCTTTGGGTTCCCGTTCTTGGGCGACGGTTAGCTTGGGAGAAAAAACGAGTAAAGAAAAGAAAATTAAGCTGGAAACGGTAAATTTTGCTGACTGAGTGCTTGTCCGAGATAAAAGTTTTGAAGTTCTCATTGATGTTGGGAAAATTAAAACAATCTGGTATTGAGTCTTGAGTCGTTCAAGTTGATGACTATGGTAGCAGGTCAGTTCGTTGTTCGGGGAAAGGATGAGGGTTGATTTAGGAATAAGCTGAGAATTGAGTCAGTTTTATTCAAAGTTGAAATTTTTCCATTTACGATCAGGAGTTTTTACTTCAAAAAATAATTCTATACTGTCTCGTTCTTGTTGATTACAATCACTTCTCAGTCGCTGCATGAAAGCATCGCTTATCCTTTTATTTGCCTGTTTAACCATACTGTGCATTCGTTTTGCCAATTCATAAATAAAATTGTTCTTGAAAATTATATTTTTTCCTGCAAAATCATTTAACCTTTGTACTTTTTGTGCATCTGGCTTAGTGAGAGTTGCAGCAGTATGAACAATTGAATGCCTTAATTGCCAAAAGCATTCTAAATCTTTTTTATCGTTATTTGAAAAAAAAAATCAGTTTTAAATCCGAATGATTTCATATATCTATTGACTATTTCAGGATTGTGCCAATCTTTCAACGTATCAGCTAATATAATTCCCGTTGTAACTGCACTTTCTCCTCTATATCCGAGTAAATGAATTGACTTAATTTCTAATATTCCCTATTTAAAACCTAAGCTATTAAAAGTTGTTTTTACAATATTCAATAGAGTCTTTTGCACTGACACAGAACGTCAGAAATGCGCTTGCAGGGCAATTAATATATTCATCATGTGTTGGATGACCTACAACTGTATCAGAATTTGGGAATAAATATTCTTCTACTTCAAACATACTATATCTCTTGTGTCTGGGTATATAGATTTATTATATTACAGCTTATAGACTGAATCATTATTAAGTCTCAATCATGTCAATCTTGACAAGACAATGTAATTGCATTACCTTAGAAATACAGTTTAATCCATCGGTTTAGAGGTCGCTATGACTGTAAAACCCGCCCCATGCTCAGAATCTACTCTCACAGATCGTTATCAGACTACAATTCCTGAGCCGATTCGCAAAGCTCTGGGCTTGAATAAACGTGATAAAATTTGCTACACCCTCCAGTCTGACGGTCAAGTCGTCATTTCTCGTACTGACACAACAGAAAATGATCCAATACTTGGAGAATTTCTGAATTTTCTAGCACAAGATATTAAAAACAATCCTCAGCACTTAGAAACACTTAGCTCTGATTTAGTCAACCGTGTTCAGTCGTTGGTTTCTGATGTTGATCTGGATCTGGATGCACCACTTTTGGATGAGGATGAGTAAGTGTGTTTGTCAATCAACCGCTTGTCATTAATGGGTGGAATCTATTTGCTCATCCTCTATTTCTTAACCAGTTTGAAGAACTTCTGACCCAGGTTGAACAGTTGCGCCAGAAGTATCCTCAAGACTACAAAAAGAAAAACGCTACAAAGCGTCTAGCAGCGATCGCAAAGTTAGCATTTGATACTATTCCTCAAGATCCAACCCGTAGCGAGTATCGTCAAGGGAGTACCCTTGGAGATGATTACAAACACTGGTTTAGAGCAAAATTTTTTCAACAATATCGGTTGTTCTTTCGATTTCATCAAGAAAGCAAAATAATTGTCTACGCTTGGGTTAACGATGAAAACTCTAAACGAGCTTACGATAGTAATACAGACGCTTATCGAGTTTTTAAGAAAATGCTTGACAGTGGCTATCCTCCTGATAATTGGGATGATTTACTCAAAGAGGCAACTAGCTAGCGAAACGAATCGTTTGGAGAAAGCAGCTAACATAGAGATTTAGTAAGGTGGAAATATAAAGGCAAATATGGATTAAAAATCTGATGCTGAACCTCTTTAGAAATATTAATGCCATTATCAGCGATCGCAATTTCCAACCAATGGTTTAAAGCGGTGGTAGCTCTCAGAAAGAAATTGATTTCTTTTGGAAAATTATTCATTGCTAACCCTGATTTACCTGAACGTTTGGCAACAGATGCTGCTTTTAATACTCCTGATTTTGCAACGTTTTACGGCAAAGGAGATCAGAATTTAGAGAAAGGTTACACCGATTATCTATTTTTAACGGCGAGTTAGCAAGGGGAATTATAAGACCAATTCTGTTAAAATCCGGTAATCCTTGACCCTTCAAGATCAAAGACACCGGATCAAATCAATATTAAGCAATTAACGATTAATTACTAGGGGTTTGTTGCTGCCATCCCATCCAGCGAGGATAACCCTTTTCATCCCGTAATTGTAAGGTTTGATTTCCTTTTTTAATTTCTCCGACCATTAAAGTTTGTTGTCCTCCCCAATTCACTCGCGTTCCCGTAACTTCTAGGGTATCATTGGGTTGAATTTGAAAGTTTTGTTGATCTAAATACCACACTGGCCCAACATGAAGTCCGAGGGTTTCTGTATTCGTTTTAATCAGTAAATACATCCCGTGAGGCATTCGATTTCCACGATTTCCGCCTTGTATTTCTGTAACGGTTCCTTGAATTGTTTCTACACGACTCGGATCATACATCGAACGGGAATATTGACCTTTTGCACCGGAAGCATTTCCCCGCCAACCTTGACCCATCATGGGATGATTTTGCCCCATAAGTTGCTGACAAGGGGGATAAAAATTATTTCCATTATTAGGGATAGGTTGGGGAGAATTTGGGTTAGACTGAGCAAATAAAGGATGGGAATAACCCAGAGAAATCAACGCAATACCTGTGGCGATCGCAAATCCTTTAATCTGAGTATGAGATCGGTTAATTTTCATGATCTATTTCCTCTGATCAATTTAACATTTCTATTAATAGTTCTAGTATAAAGTCTCCAGTTACTGGAGAGTCTAGATCAAGTTTAGAAAACTTTAGAAAAAATAGCAAATGTTTATAATCTAACCAGAAAATTATCCTGATGCTTTCCCCTTAGAATAAGAGACAAGGGGTGCAGTTGGCTTCAAAGGTAATCGAATGGTAAAGGTACTACCGATTCCGGGTTGACTTTCTACCTCAATACTACCACGATGCGCTTGAACAATGGCTTGAACAATGGCTAATCCTAAGCCTGATCCTCCGGTTTTGCGAGAGCGATCGCTATGTACCCGATAAAATCGATCAAATATTCGAGATTGTTCGGTTAAAGGAATACCAATTCCTGTATCTTTGACTTGAATAATAGCTTGTTGATGACTAGAATTTAAACTTAAAATAATCTCACCGCCAGGGGGAGTATATTGAATTGCATTAATGGCTAAATTAAAAATAACTCGATAGAGTTGTTCTTCATTTCCTAGAATATAAACGGGTTGTTTTTCTCGGATATCTGTAGTTACAAATAATTCAGAATTTAATACTATTACAGCGATCTCTTCTTCAAGATCACTGATTAAATCATTTAAACAGCATAATTTTTTAGGCAGAGGTAAAGCATCTTGATCCATACGAGATAATAATAATAAATCCTTGACTAATTGGGAAAGTCTATAATTTTGCCTGTCTACAATTTTTAACGTTTCTTTGGCTTCAATTTCGGTCAAAGGTTCGAGTTTTATTGTGGATTCTACAGTAGCACGAATGGCGGCTAAAGGTGTTCTTAATTCGTGGGCTGCATCGGCGGTAAATTGTTGAATTTGTTGGTAAGAATAATAAATGGGTTGCATGGCAATTCCGGCTAATTTCCAACTCGCAAACCCTACTAATATTAACGCTAAAGGTAAACCGATGACTACAATTAAGGTTACAACATTCATATATTGATCAAAATCTTGTAGCGATCGCCCTAATTGTAAAATTCCCCAATTTTGTTGAGTTCGAGTGTGTAAAATTAAAGAATATTGACGATAGCGAATTCCTTGTTTATCCGTAAAGGTTTGCCAAATTTCTCCTTGATAACGAGGAAATAAATCACGATGATGGGTTCCGGTAAATGCTACTAATTTCCCTGAATTATTAAATAAACGAATTAAATAATAATTACTATGATAGGGTGCTAACCGATGAAACTCTTTGCCCTTTTCATTAAGAATAGGTAAGCAATTAACTTCTAAGTTTGGATTAGTTAAAATATTGTTTTTATTAGATTTATTGTTGGGATAGTGAGTAAAAACAAACCGAATATCATCAGTTTTTTTAGAATCTATAAAACATAAATCAGGAATAATTCTTAACACATCGGGTTCTAACTGTCCGGGTTGTTTTAAAACCGTTTCTAAACTATCATGTAATGCGCCAGCAACGGATTCTATTTCTCGATCTAAGGTAATCCAATGGGCATGGGCGATCGCTTCATAAACCCCTAAACCACAAATACTAAGAATCACTCCCATCACCCCAGCATAGTAACAAGTGAAGCGTAATTTTGTCCGTTTAAACAGTGAGTTTTGATTCATGAATTATTATCTATTAAAAAACGATATCCTAAACCATAAACCGTTTCAATCAAATGATCACAACCAATTTCCGAAAGTTTCCGTCTGAGTAAGCGAATTTGAGCCGCTACAACATTACTTTCCGGTTCAGATCCGATTTCCCAAAGTTGAGCCAAAAGTTGATCGCGGTTAACAATTTGGTTCGGATGTCGCATAAAATAATCTAACAGTTGAAATTCTTTATTGGTTAAACTAATTGTTAAAGGATAATTAGGATTTTTTTGATCAGAAAATGTATAAAATTGATAATCTAATATAAAATGATTTAATTGTAATTTTTGGGGTTGAAGTTGGGGAGAGCGCCTTTGTAAAGCGCGTAAACGAGCTAATAATTCTCCCATGCCAAAAGGCTTTACTAAATAATCATCTGCCCCGGCATCTAACCCCATAATTTTATCCGCTTCCGTATCTTTTGCGGTTAAAATTAAAATCGGAATAAAACTACCTTGGTGTCGAAGTTTTTGACACAATTCAATTCCCGATAACCCCGGTAATAACCAATCAAAAATTGCTAAAGTGTATTGTGTCCATTGATTTTCCAAATAACCCCAAGCTTCTCTGCCATCCTGAACCCAATCTACAACGTAGGCTTTTTGGGTTAATATTCGTTTAATGGCTTTCCCTAAATCGGGTTCATCTTCCACTAATAAAATTCTCATGGGTTACAATCCCTAAAAGGATATAAAATTTTTTTCAGTATAACCCACAAGAATAGTGTTATGATTCGCCGACGTTCAACCCCTTGGATTCAGCAAAAATCAAGATTTATCATTGCTAGTCTCGCTACCGTTGGTGCAGTGATTACTGCCTATTTAACCCTTGTTAAACTGACCGGGGGAACAGCGGCTTGCCCGATCACAGGTTGTGATAAAGTTCTGTCAAGTCCCTATGCGGTTGTCTTTGGTTTACCTCTAGCTTTGTTTGGATTTTTAGCGTATACAATCATGGCTGGGATGGCTGTTTCGCCTTGGTTAATTAACCCAGAAACCCACAAAAGTTTAAGAACAAAAACCGAAGATTGGACATGGCTGTTGATATTTGCTCAAGCGTCCGCCATGATGGTTTTCAGTGGCTATCTCATGTATTTAATGGCATTTGTCATTAAATCTTTGTGTATTTATTGTATTGCCTCTGCTGTTTGTTCAATCAGTTTATTCATTTTAGCTTTATTAGGTCGAGATTGGGAAGATCGAGGTCAACTCTTTTTTATTACCGTTGTTGTGGGAATGATCACGTTAATTGGAACCTTAGCGGTTTATTCCCCCATTAATAGCCCTCGTGTTGAAAAAAATCCCTTTAATATCACAACAATTTCTAACCCGGCAAATATCGAACTAGCTCAATATTTAACGCAGTCTGGAGCTAAAATGTATGGAGCATTTTGGTGTGCTCACTGTCATGAACAGAAAGAATTATTTGGCAAACAAGCTGTGGAGAAACTGTCTTATATTGAATGTGAAGAAGGCGGAAAAGATCCTCAACCTGATGTGTGTAAAGCCAAAAATATTCAAGGCTATCCGACCTGGGAAGTTAAGGGCCAGATGTATTCAGGAGTCCAAAGTTTAGAAAAGTTAGCAGAGGTTTCAGGATATCCTGGAACTCGTGATTTTGGTTCGCGTTAATAGACATAAAATAGAGACGTGCCAAGCGCGTCTCTACAAGAACCTATTGTGTGAAAATGCGAGTTAAATGAGATGAAAATTCTGAATAGCGTGGGATTTTAAGCGTTTATTTTTGAGAAGCCATTTGAGTTTGCAGTTGTTTTTTAGCGTCTTTGAACTGAGTCGCTAACTGTTCTTGTTCACTGGTCGAGAAATTTTTCCGAATCACCGCAAAGACATCATTTTCTTCTTCACGAGTATGGTGGTTAACCATATCTTTGACTTGCTTAATTTTATCTTTGAACAGTGCAGAACTCGGACTCAGAGATTTCAGTTCTTCTAAAACCCCTTTCAATTCAGCTTGTTCATTATACAGATTTTGAGTATCATCATAGAAAGAACGAACTTTAGGATAAAGGATTTGTTCTTCAGCTTCGGAATGGACACTTAAATCTTTGTATAATTGTCCGAAATATTCTTGAATTTTTTGAGAATCATTGCAATTTTCAATTTCAGCAATTAACGTTTTAGCCTTCTGATGATCCATCCGAATTACATCTTGAATATTCATATCGGACTTATCAGAACTTTGGGTAACAGCACTTCCCATCACCCCAGATAAGGCTGCGATCGCATCTTGAACCCGTCCCCAAATGCTTTGATCAGGAGCTTGACCCGTTAATTCTTGGGTTCCTAAATATTCTAAAATTCCTTTGAGTTTTTCTTGATGAGCGCGGTTTTCAAAGTTAACTGTATTTAAAGGTGTAATAGCAGCTTCCACATCAGCACCGACCACTTGAGCCGCTTTATGAACCAATAAACCAGACATGACTTGTTCATGCTTCAGCAGTTCATGTTGAGCCACTTTTTCATAGAAAGTTAAGTCAGATTTATTCATCATCTCTTTGGCGAGATCAATCATTTTCGTGGCTTGTTCTTTCGGTTGAGATTGAATGCCATATTGGGTAATAACCGTATCAATGATGCCAATATTTTTGTGGTCATCATCTAACATTTCTTGGAATTGTTGACGAATTTCAGGGACATTACACTCCCGAACAAACATCTGTTCAGTTTCGATCAGAAGTTGTTGCACGGTTTTCATGGTCGCCAGTTTTTGACCAATTGCTTCGCGTTTTGCATCCGTTAAAGTCGTTACCATGTTGTGTTCTCCAAACTTCTAAATTTCATTTTCATAGATTCTAATTTTGCATAGAAAAAACAGGAATTCCTCATCCATAAGACAGATCTACTGTTAAAGCCTTTACAAATAAATCGTTCAGTTTGTCCAAGAAAATTGTTCAGTTTGCAATCTACAATAAGTTGTAATTGATATTAAATTAATTAAGGCGGGTTGCGATAAGGCTCACCCACCCAACAAAACTTGATGATGCTTTAATTTATGATAAAAAACCGAAAAAATCCTTATTTTTCATGCCAATTTCCGTCTTC from Planktothrix sp. FACHB-1365 encodes:
- a CDS encoding vitamin K epoxide reductase family protein, yielding MIRRRSTPWIQQKSRFIIASLATVGAVITAYLTLVKLTGGTAACPITGCDKVLSSPYAVVFGLPLALFGFLAYTIMAGMAVSPWLINPETHKSLRTKTEDWTWLLIFAQASAMMVFSGYLMYLMAFVIKSLCIYCIASAVCSISLFILALLGRDWEDRGQLFFITVVVGMITLIGTLAVYSPINSPRVEKNPFNITTISNPANIELAQYLTQSGAKMYGAFWCAHCHEQKELFGKQAVEKLSYIECEEGGKDPQPDVCKAKNIQGYPTWEVKGQMYSGVQSLEKLAEVSGYPGTRDFGSR
- a CDS encoding hemerythrin domain-containing protein — encoded protein: MVTTLTDAKREAIGQKLATMKTVQQLLIETEQMFVRECNVPEIRQQFQEMLDDDHKNIGIIDTVITQYGIQSQPKEQATKMIDLAKEMMNKSDLTFYEKVAQHELLKHEQVMSGLLVHKAAQVVGADVEAAITPLNTVNFENRAHQEKLKGILEYLGTQELTGQAPDQSIWGRVQDAIAALSGVMGSAVTQSSDKSDMNIQDVIRMDHQKAKTLIAEIENCNDSQKIQEYFGQLYKDLSVHSEAEEQILYPKVRSFYDDTQNLYNEQAELKGVLEELKSLSPSSALFKDKIKQVKDMVNHHTREEENDVFAVIRKNFSTSEQEQLATQFKDAKKQLQTQMASQK
- the rppA gene encoding two-component system response regulator RppA codes for the protein MRILLVEDEPDLGKAIKRILTQKAYVVDWVQDGREAWGYLENQWTQYTLAIFDWLLPGLSGIELCQKLRHQGSFIPILILTAKDTEADKIMGLDAGADDYLVKPFGMGELLARLRALQRRSPQLQPQKLQLNHFILDYQFYTFSDQKNPNYPLTISLTNKEFQLLDYFMRHPNQIVNRDQLLAQLWEIGSEPESNVVAAQIRLLRRKLSEIGCDHLIETVYGLGYRFLIDNNS